The DNA sequence GTTTGAGGGATTTTAGTCATATCGGCAACAAGTGAATTAGGCTTTTTATACGGATGATCCTGACCAAATGGCACAAAGAATATATTTTTTGTTGCCATTAGCCTCATCACATTCACACCATTTAAGCCAAGTGCATCATTCGTAGAAATAGCTACAACAACTGGTCCGTGAGTTCTCATTGTTGCTTTAGCAGCCATTAATACTGGTGAATCAGTAAGCGCATTTGCAAGTTTGCTTGTAGAGTTTCCCGTCATTGGTGCAATTACCATACAATCTAATGGGGTTTGTGGCCCAAATGGCTCTGCTTTTGGTATTGTATCTACAATTGGTTCTTTTGTTATTTCCTTAATTTTAGCTATCCAATCTTCACTTTTCCCAAATTTTGTATCCGTAGATTGTACAGTATAGCTTACAAAAGGCGTAACCTTAGCTCCCATCTCTACTAATTGCTTCATAATAGGCAATACTTCATCATACGTACAATGCGATCCTGTTAAACCAAAACCAATATGTTTACCTTTAAGTGACATTACTATTTTCCTCCTCTTTCAACATCCCATTGCTCTTGTAACAAATTACTCAATACACTAGCAATAATCTCCCCAGCTGTTTTTGGGGCAACAATCCCTGGTAACCCAGGTGCTAATAATGCTTTTATTCCCCTTTTCTCTGCGTAGCGAAAGTCTGTTCCACCTGGTTTAGAGGCTAAATCGACAACTAAAGCATGTAGGGGCATTCTTTGCAATACTTTTGGTGAGATAATTGGTGCCGGAATTGTATTAATAACAACGTCAGCACTTTCTGCGCGTGAAAATAAATCATTTACGGTACTACATTTCATCCCCATTTCAAATGCCCTTGCCTTTAAATTCGGTTCATTAGCAATCAATTCTACGTTAGCACCTAAATTTTGGAAGGTTCGTGCAACTGTCATCCCTACTCTTCCTAAACCAGTCACGATTACATTTGCATTGTGGATTGTAATTTCTGTATTTTGAATAACCATCATAACTGTACCTTCAGCAGTTGGTACCGAATTATAAATAGCTACATCATCACGTTCCATTAATTCCACTAACTTGCGACCGCTCTCATTCACCATTATCTTTAGTCGCTCGTTAGAAATACCAGTATACACAACTGTGTTATCTTTCGTTTCCTTTAACCAATCTTCTGTTAATACTGTTTTCTCTCCTGAAAATATTGATTCTATCTCTCCATTGTCATTCATTCCACTCACCGGTAAGATAATCGCATCTACAGTACTCGGATCGATGGTATCAAAGGTACGCTTATTTGCACCAACAAAACCATCGTCTAACTGATCAAATCCTACTAGTGACAATTGAGCATCATGTTCTGAGAGCTTTCTTATAATCTCTAATTGTCTAGCATCTCCTCCAATAACTGCAACGTGCATATCTGTTAACAATGTTTAAATCTCCCCTTCCCTAATTTTGTATTTTGATTGAATAAAGGGGAACTTGCTTGCGATGTGGAACTCACAACATATTATGTGAATGCCTCACTTCGTGTGAAGAAAAGACAAGCTATTTCAATGAATTTTCGTTTAGCATAGTCGGATTAGTTAGTCATCTTATCAGCAACTCTTGACTTTGTTTACAACAAAAAAATGCCCATTGCTGGACATTTAAACTTCAATAATAATCATGTCTTGACCGATTTTTTTTATTTGCTTCCAATATACCGTTACTTCTTTCTCCCGTTTTCCTAGTCCAAACCATTTTAATGTTGGAATAACGAATGCCTCAATTTGACCATTTTTTTCATCAATAATCAAATCAGTTTGCCCTAATACCCCAAGCCTTTCCCCTTTCTGATAATCGATTATTTCTTTGTTACTAATTTCGCTCAATCTCATGAAACTCCCTCCCCAACCTACTTTTTAATACTGTATGAGCAATAAAAAAAAACATGCCTTTTAAGACATGTTTTCATACAGAGTTATATTGTTATTGTATCGCTTTTGGTAAATCCCCTTTAGGGCTAATTACTGTTAAGGAATAGTCTTTCGAAAAAATTTGATCACTTGTTTCCTTGATCATGTCAAGAGTGACTTGATCTATAGAGTGAATGATATCATCAAGACTACGATGACGACCTAATAGCAACTCATTTTTACCATTACGACTCATTCTACTGTTTGTACTCTCAAGTCCTAGCATGAGACTTCCTTTTAATTGCTCTTTCCCGTTTTGAAGCTCTTTTTCTGTCATCCCCTCAGTCTTCACGATATTCACAGTATTCATTAATACTTCAAACAGTTCATCAAGCTGGTTTTGTCCTGTTCCTGCATAAACGGTAACCATTCCTGTATCATGAAAAGCAGAGTGATAAGAAAATACAGAATAAGCCAATCCCCTCTTCTCCCGAACCTCTTGGAAGAGCCTACTGCTCATACTTCCGCCAAGCGTATTATTTAAAAGAATTAAACTATATATTTGTTCATTGTTTAATGGAAATCCTTCGAACCCTATACATATATGAGCTTGCTCTGTGTCTTTCTTTCTTGCGATGCGATCAGAATTAAAAGTAGGCTTATTTAGAGTCTTATTAGATTTTCCTTTTTTCATTTTTGAGAATACTTCCTGAACATATTGAACAAAATCTTCTTCAACATTACCGCAAATAGATATTACTACATTGTCTGCATTGTAATATTGATCCATATATTCAATAAGAGATTCTGCTGAAAACTGAGATAAAGTTTCTTCTGTACCTAAAATCGGATAACCGAGAGGATGTTCACCAAAGCTTGCTTTACTTAATAAATCGTGAACGATATCATCTGGTGTATCTTCATACATTTTGATCTCTTCTAAAACGACGCCCTTTTCCTTGTTTAATTCATTTGTATCAAATATCGAATTAAAATACATATCTGCAAGTACATCTACGGCATGCTTGGCATGTGTATCAAGCACTTTAGAATAATAGCAAGTATATTCTTTTGAAGTAAATGCGTTTACGTGACCTCCTATAGAATCAAACGACTCAGCTATTTGTTGCGCTGTTCTTGATTTAGTTCCTTTAAAGAACATATGCTCCAAAAAGTGTGAAACACCATTTTGCTGCTTCGTTTCAAATCGAGAACCAGTACCGATCCATATACCAATAGCAACAGATCGTACTGTATTATTTGGTTCAAAGACAATACGTAAACCATTATCACTTGTAAATCGTTTAATCACGATGCCCCTCCTAAGTCTGACTATCTTCTGTTTAAGTGTATCCTAGTTTCACTTAGTGTATCACTTAAGGTGCCAATACTTAAATTTTTTTGCTTCATTCCCTCTATCATCATTTCCAATCCTTTTGCAGTCGATGAAGTCGGATGCATTAATATTAACGTACCTTCATCTGTTTTATCGACTACTCTTTGTGCCATACTTGTTGGTTCAGGTTTTTTCCAATCAATAGTATCGACAGTCCATAGTACTGTATACATATCCATTTTATGTGCGATATCTACTACCTCTTGCCTGTAACTACCACTAGGTGGTGCAAACCATTTCGGTTCTACATCTAACGTTTCTTTTATAATATTATTTGTTTTTTGTAGCTCTTCCAATATCCGGTTAGTAGACAAATTTTTCATATTTGGGTGTGAATAAGCGTGATTACCTATCTCATGCCCTTCTTCATGTATCATCTTTGCTAGCTTAGGGTTATTTTTCACCCAAGAACCATCTAAAAAAAACGTAGCTTTCACATCATGCTTTTTCATGATTTCAAGCATTTCTGGTATATACTCATTCCCCCATGCGACATTGACCATGAATGTTACCATAGGTTTTTCGGGGTGTCCACGATAAATAGGTGACGGTGGGAGATCCTTTAGCATCTTCTGTGGCGGGATTTGGTGAAAAACTAATTTGTCTTCTTGGAAATCTCCAAATTCTTTCATTTCTTCATAAGAATCTTGGATATTTACTGACAACCCATTCAAACCAGGTATTGCTTTCCACACTTTATCTACAACAGCATCTTGTGGATCTACTTCATAATCTGCTTGCCTTCTCAGAAGTTCCATATATAAAGGGTCTTCCTCTTTCATCACTGTTTGTGCTTGTTCGCTTAATTCATTTATGTAACCACTCGTTATTGGATTTTGAACACTTCCTAACGAAATTAATAAAATGCACAAAAATGTAGCTACTTGTAAAATAAGTTTCTTTATCATACACTGTCCCCCCTTATCTTTACAATTATGCATAGGGAGGACAAGGTAGAACTATAATCAATGTCTGAGTAAAACTACAAATAAAAAGACTGGGATTGACCCAGTCCCTCATAACAATTATGCTTTTTCGTCGGACAGAAGGACTTTTCTTGATAAATTAACTCGACCTTGGTTATCAATTTCTGTAACCTTAACGAGTATTTCATCACCTAAAGAAACAACATCCTCAACCTTATTTACTCTTTCTTTTGCAAGTTGAGAAATATGAACTAATCCGTCTTTGCCTTTGAATAACTCTACAAAGCAGCCAAATTTTTCGATTCTTTTGACTTTTCCTAAATAAGTTTCTCCAACTTGTACTTCACGTACGATATCCTCGATAATTTGTTTTGCTTTTAAATTCATTTCGTGATTTGCAGATGCGATATACACTTTACCATCTTGCTCAATGTCAATTTTAACTCCCGTATCTTCAATGATTTGATTGATCATTTTTCCGCTTGGTCCGATCACGTCACGGATTTTATCCGGATTTATTGACATCGTTAAAAT is a window from the Evansella cellulosilytica DSM 2522 genome containing:
- the dpaA gene encoding dipicolinic acid synthetase subunit A, translated to MLTDMHVAVIGGDARQLEIIRKLSEHDAQLSLVGFDQLDDGFVGANKRTFDTIDPSTVDAIILPVSGMNDNGEIESIFSGEKTVLTEDWLKETKDNTVVYTGISNERLKIMVNESGRKLVELMERDDVAIYNSVPTAEGTVMMVIQNTEITIHNANVIVTGLGRVGMTVARTFQNLGANVELIANEPNLKARAFEMGMKCSTVNDLFSRAESADVVINTIPAPIISPKVLQRMPLHALVVDLASKPGGTDFRYAEKRGIKALLAPGLPGIVAPKTAGEIIASVLSNLLQEQWDVERGGK
- a CDS encoding M16 family metallopeptidase, whose product is MIKRFTSDNGLRIVFEPNNTVRSVAIGIWIGTGSRFETKQQNGVSHFLEHMFFKGTKSRTAQQIAESFDSIGGHVNAFTSKEYTCYYSKVLDTHAKHAVDVLADMYFNSIFDTNELNKEKGVVLEEIKMYEDTPDDIVHDLLSKASFGEHPLGYPILGTEETLSQFSAESLIEYMDQYYNADNVVISICGNVEEDFVQYVQEVFSKMKKGKSNKTLNKPTFNSDRIARKKDTEQAHICIGFEGFPLNNEQIYSLILLNNTLGGSMSSRLFQEVREKRGLAYSVFSYHSAFHDTGMVTVYAGTGQNQLDELFEVLMNTVNIVKTEGMTEKELQNGKEQLKGSLMLGLESTNSRMSRNGKNELLLGRHRSLDDIIHSIDQVTLDMIKETSDQIFSKDYSLTVISPKGDLPKAIQ
- a CDS encoding dipicolinate synthase subunit B translates to MSLKGKHIGFGLTGSHCTYDEVLPIMKQLVEMGAKVTPFVSYTVQSTDTKFGKSEDWIAKIKEITKEPIVDTIPKAEPFGPQTPLDCMVIAPMTGNSTSKLANALTDSPVLMAAKATMRTHGPVVVAISTNDALGLNGVNVMRLMATKNIFFVPFGQDHPYKKPNSLVADMTKIPQTIESALNHEQFQPVLIERYKD
- a CDS encoding YlmC/YmxH family sporulation protein, translating into MRLSEISNKEIIDYQKGERLGVLGQTDLIIDEKNGQIEAFVIPTLKWFGLGKREKEVTVYWKQIKKIGQDMIIIEV
- a CDS encoding polysaccharide deacetylase family protein; translated protein: MIKKLILQVATFLCILLISLGSVQNPITSGYINELSEQAQTVMKEEDPLYMELLRRQADYEVDPQDAVVDKVWKAIPGLNGLSVNIQDSYEEMKEFGDFQEDKLVFHQIPPQKMLKDLPPSPIYRGHPEKPMVTFMVNVAWGNEYIPEMLEIMKKHDVKATFFLDGSWVKNNPKLAKMIHEEGHEIGNHAYSHPNMKNLSTNRILEELQKTNNIIKETLDVEPKWFAPPSGSYRQEVVDIAHKMDMYTVLWTVDTIDWKKPEPTSMAQRVVDKTDEGTLILMHPTSSTAKGLEMMIEGMKQKNLSIGTLSDTLSETRIHLNRR